One Deinococcus reticulitermitis DNA segment encodes these proteins:
- a CDS encoding GTP-binding protein, producing the protein MAKGTFERTKPHVNVGTIGHVDHGKTTLTAAITFTAAAADPT; encoded by the coding sequence ATGGCAAAAGGAACGTTCGAGCGCACGAAGCCCCACGTGAACGTGGGCACCATCGGGCACGTGGACCATGGCAAGACCACGCTGACCGCGGCGATCACCTTCACCGCCGCCGCCGCTGACCCCAC
- the fusA gene encoding elongation factor G, with product MTITKAQQYLTNFRNIGIAAHIDAGKTTTTERILFFTGRNRNIGEVHDGAATMDWMEQERERGITITAAATTANWTRSGTNEEYVVNIIDTPGHVDFTIEVERSMRVLDGAVAVFDSSQGVEPQSETVWRQADRYGVPRIAFSNKMDKTGASFDLVVNDIRERLGAIPAPVQYPMGQENEFKGIIDIIRMQAHTFTNDLGTEITVSDVPEQYMDKVREMRAALIEAAAEVDEDLMMMYLEGEEPTAEQLVAAIRKGTIEKKIFPVLCGSSLKNKGVQLLLDAVIDYLPSPLEVPAIKGTLEDSEETREFPADPEGKLAALAFKIMADPYVGRLTFVRIYSGTLTSGSYVYNASKEKRERVGRLLKMHANSREEVTELRAGELGAVIGLKDAGTGNTLIGDGDDRVLLESIDIPEPVIKLAIEPKTKADQEKMGIGLQKLAEEDPTFKVETDQESGQTTIAGMGELHLEILVDRLKREYKVEANVGAPQVAYRETITRAVDVEGKFVRQSGGRGQFGHVKIKAEPLEAGTGFVFENAVVGGTVPREYIAPAQKGIEEAMQSGPMLGFPVVDMKVTIYDGSYHEVDSSEMAFKIAGSMALKEAVQKGAPAILEPVMRVEVTVPEEYMGDIIGDLNSRRGQIQGMEARGNAQIVKAFVPLSEMFGYATDMRSMTQGRASYSMFFDHYTQVPNSLAQQLMKK from the coding sequence ATGACCATCACGAAAGCCCAGCAGTATCTCACCAACTTCCGCAACATTGGAATTGCCGCCCACATCGACGCCGGCAAGACCACCACCACCGAGCGCATCCTGTTTTTCACCGGGCGCAACCGCAACATCGGTGAAGTGCACGACGGCGCCGCCACGATGGACTGGATGGAGCAGGAGCGCGAACGCGGCATCACCATCACCGCCGCCGCCACGACCGCCAACTGGACCCGCAGCGGGACGAACGAAGAGTACGTCGTCAACATCATCGACACCCCCGGTCACGTGGACTTCACCATCGAGGTCGAGCGCTCCATGCGCGTGCTCGACGGTGCGGTCGCGGTGTTCGATTCCTCGCAGGGCGTCGAGCCGCAGAGTGAAACCGTGTGGCGTCAGGCCGACCGCTACGGCGTGCCGCGCATCGCCTTTTCCAACAAGATGGACAAGACGGGCGCGAGCTTCGACCTCGTGGTGAACGACATCCGCGAGCGCCTCGGCGCGATCCCGGCCCCGGTGCAGTACCCGATGGGCCAGGAGAATGAGTTCAAGGGCATCATCGATATCATCCGCATGCAGGCGCACACCTTCACCAACGACCTCGGCACCGAGATCACGGTCAGTGACGTGCCTGAGCAGTACATGGATAAGGTGCGCGAGATGCGCGCGGCGTTGATTGAGGCTGCTGCGGAAGTCGACGAAGACCTGATGATGATGTACCTCGAGGGCGAGGAGCCCACCGCCGAGCAGCTCGTCGCCGCGATCCGCAAGGGCACCATCGAGAAGAAGATCTTCCCGGTGCTGTGCGGCTCCTCCCTGAAGAACAAGGGCGTGCAGCTGCTCCTCGACGCCGTGATCGACTACCTGCCGAGCCCGCTGGAAGTTCCGGCGATCAAGGGGACCCTGGAAGACAGCGAAGAAACCCGCGAGTTTCCCGCCGACCCCGAGGGCAAGCTCGCGGCGCTGGCGTTCAAGATCATGGCCGACCCCTACGTGGGCCGCCTGACCTTCGTGCGCATCTACTCGGGCACCCTGACCTCGGGCAGCTACGTGTACAACGCTTCCAAGGAAAAGCGCGAGCGCGTTGGACGTCTGCTCAAGATGCACGCCAACTCCCGCGAGGAAGTCACCGAGCTGCGGGCCGGCGAACTCGGCGCCGTGATCGGCCTCAAGGACGCGGGCACCGGCAACACCCTGATCGGGGACGGCGACGACCGCGTGCTGCTCGAGAGCATCGACATCCCTGAGCCGGTCATCAAGCTCGCCATCGAGCCCAAGACGAAGGCCGACCAGGAGAAGATGGGCATCGGGCTCCAGAAGCTCGCGGAAGAAGACCCCACCTTCAAGGTCGAGACCGACCAGGAGTCGGGCCAGACCACGATCGCCGGCATGGGCGAACTGCACCTCGAGATCCTGGTGGACCGCCTGAAGCGCGAGTACAAGGTGGAAGCCAACGTCGGTGCGCCGCAGGTGGCCTACCGTGAGACGATCACGCGCGCGGTGGACGTGGAAGGCAAGTTCGTGCGTCAGTCGGGGGGCCGTGGTCAGTTCGGTCACGTCAAGATCAAGGCCGAGCCGCTCGAGGCGGGTACCGGCTTCGTCTTCGAGAACGCCGTGGTCGGCGGCACCGTGCCGCGCGAGTACATCGCGCCCGCGCAGAAGGGGATCGAAGAAGCCATGCAGTCGGGCCCGATGCTCGGCTTCCCGGTCGTCGACATGAAAGTCACCATTTACGACGGCTCGTACCACGAGGTCGACTCCTCGGAAATGGCCTTCAAGATCGCCGGGTCGATGGCGCTCAAGGAAGCGGTCCAGAAGGGTGCGCCCGCGATCCTCGAGCCCGTGATGCGCGTCGAGGTGACGGTGCCCGAGGAGTACATGGGCGATATCATCGGCGACCTGAACTCGCGCCGTGGCCAGATTCAGGGCATGGAGGCGCGTGGCAACGCCCAGATCGTCAAGGCCTTCGTGCCGCTGAGTGAAATGTTCGGGTACGCGACCGACATGCGCTCGATGACCCAGGGCCGCGCGAGCTACTCGATGTTCTTCGACCACTACACCCAGGTTCCGAACAGCCTGGCGCAGCAGTTGATGAAGAAGTAA
- the rpsG gene encoding 30S ribosomal protein S7 — translation MARRRRAEVRPVQPDLVYQDVLVSAIINRIMRDGKKNLASRIFYGACRLVQERTGQEPLKVFKQAYDNVKPRVEVRSRRVGGSTYQVPVEVGPRRQQSLTLRWMITAVDGRPERTAIERLAGEIMDAAQGRGGAIKKKDDVERMAEANRAYAHYRW, via the coding sequence ATGGCACGTCGCCGCAGAGCCGAAGTGCGCCCCGTTCAGCCGGACCTGGTCTACCAGGACGTGCTGGTCAGCGCGATCATCAACCGCATTATGCGAGATGGCAAGAAGAACCTCGCCAGCCGCATCTTTTACGGCGCTTGCCGCTTGGTGCAGGAGCGCACCGGCCAGGAGCCCCTTAAGGTCTTCAAGCAGGCTTACGACAACGTCAAGCCGCGCGTCGAAGTGCGCAGCCGCCGCGTCGGAGGCTCGACCTACCAGGTGCCGGTGGAAGTCGGCCCGCGCCGTCAGCAGAGCCTGACCCTTCGGTGGATGATCACCGCCGTGGACGGGCGTCCCGAGCGCACCGCCATCGAGCGCCTCGCCGGCGAGATCATGGACGCCGCGCAGGGCCGGGGCGGCGCCATCAAGAAGAAAGACGACGTGGAGCGCATGGCGGAAGCCAACCGCGCTTACGCGCACTACCGCTGGTAG
- the rpsL gene encoding 30S ribosomal protein S12, with the protein MPTTQQLLRKGRKVLQKKSKVPALKGSPFRRGVCTVVKTTTPKKPNSALRKIARVRLSSGFEVTAYIPGEGHNLQEHSVVLIRGGRVKDLPGVRYHIVRGSLDTQGVKDRNKSRSKYGTKKPKAGAAAAKKK; encoded by the coding sequence TTGCCTACCACCCAACAGCTTCTGCGCAAGGGCCGCAAGGTTCTCCAGAAAAAGAGCAAGGTCCCGGCCCTGAAGGGCAGCCCCTTCCGCCGCGGCGTCTGCACGGTCGTGAAGACCACCACCCCGAAAAAGCCCAACTCGGCGCTGCGTAAGATCGCCCGCGTGCGCCTGTCGAGCGGCTTTGAAGTGACGGCCTACATTCCCGGCGAAGGCCACAACCTCCAGGAGCACAGCGTCGTGCTGATCCGCGGCGGCCGTGTCAAGGACCTTCCCGGTGTGCGCTACCACATCGTGCGCGGCAGCCTCGATACCCAGGGCGTCAAGGACCGCAACAAGAGCCGCTCCAAGTACGGCACCAAGAAGCCCAAGGCCGGCGCCGCCGCCGCCAAGAAGAAGTAA
- the pgm gene encoding phosphoglucomutase (alpha-D-glucose-1,6-bisphosphate-dependent) has translation MSLSELAGKRAPQSLLTNIPRLVAHYYETRPEPGNPAQRLAFGTSGHRGSSLSGTFNEAHILAVTQAVAEHRASLGIAGPLYMGLDTHALSEPAWMTALQVLVANGVHVRVQPGFFTPTPLVSHAILEHNRSGAGGQADGIVITPSHNPPQDGGFKYNPPSGGPADTDVTGAVQARANELLADGLRGVRRVPLADALEAAVPFDFVTPYVEGLPQVIDLDAIRAAGVRIGVDPLGGSSLPVWEAIGARYDLDLTIVNRDIDPRFAFMSVDKDGKIRMDCSSPYAMAGLLGLKDSFDVAIGNDPDADRHGIVTRQGLTNPNHYLAVMIDYLFGHRPGWSADAAIGKTLVSSALIDRVGAGLGRRVVEVPVGFKYFVGGLLDGSFGFGGEESAGASFLRLDGRAWSTDKDGLIPGLLAAEITARTGQTPSERFAALTGKYGETAYDRQDAPATSAQKKVLANLSPEAVTATTLAGDPITARLTRAPGNGESIGGLKVVTEQAWFAARPSGTEDVYKIYGESFRGEQHLKQVFEEAREVVSAALQGAEG, from the coding sequence ATGTCCCTGAGCGAGCTGGCTGGAAAGAGAGCGCCGCAGTCCCTGCTGACCAACATCCCGCGCCTGGTGGCCCACTACTACGAGACCCGGCCTGAGCCGGGCAACCCGGCCCAGCGGTTGGCCTTCGGCACGAGCGGGCACCGGGGAAGCAGCCTCAGCGGCACCTTCAACGAGGCGCACATCCTCGCCGTCACGCAGGCGGTGGCCGAGCACCGCGCCTCGCTGGGCATCGCCGGGCCGCTCTACATGGGGCTCGACACCCACGCGCTTTCCGAACCCGCCTGGATGACGGCCTTGCAGGTGCTCGTCGCCAATGGGGTGCACGTGCGTGTTCAACCCGGCTTTTTCACGCCCACGCCGCTGGTGAGCCACGCGATTCTGGAGCACAACCGCTCGGGGGCCGGGGGGCAGGCCGACGGCATCGTGATCACGCCGAGCCACAACCCCCCGCAGGACGGCGGCTTCAAGTACAACCCGCCCTCGGGCGGCCCCGCCGACACCGACGTGACCGGCGCGGTCCAGGCGCGGGCCAACGAACTGCTCGCCGACGGGCTCCGGGGCGTCCGGCGCGTCCCCCTCGCCGACGCGCTGGAGGCGGCGGTGCCTTTCGACTTTGTGACCCCTTACGTCGAGGGGCTGCCCCAGGTCATTGACCTCGACGCGATCCGGGCGGCGGGCGTCCGGATCGGCGTCGATCCGCTTGGCGGCTCCAGCCTGCCGGTGTGGGAGGCGATTGGGGCCCGCTACGACCTCGACCTGACCATCGTCAACCGCGACATCGACCCGCGCTTCGCCTTCATGAGCGTGGACAAGGACGGCAAGATCCGCATGGACTGCTCCTCGCCCTACGCGATGGCGGGGCTGCTCGGCCTCAAGGACAGCTTCGACGTTGCCATCGGCAACGACCCCGACGCCGACCGCCACGGCATCGTGACCCGGCAGGGGCTGACGAATCCCAACCACTACCTCGCTGTGATGATCGACTACCTCTTCGGGCACCGCCCCGGCTGGAGCGCAGACGCGGCCATCGGCAAGACGCTGGTGTCGAGCGCCCTGATCGACCGGGTGGGGGCCGGGCTGGGCCGACGGGTGGTGGAGGTGCCGGTGGGCTTCAAGTACTTCGTGGGGGGGCTCCTGGACGGGTCCTTCGGTTTCGGTGGCGAGGAGTCGGCGGGCGCGAGCTTCCTGCGCCTCGATGGCCGCGCCTGGAGCACCGACAAGGACGGCCTGATTCCTGGCCTGCTCGCCGCCGAGATCACCGCCCGGACCGGCCAGACGCCGAGCGAGCGCTTCGCGGCCCTGACCGGGAAGTACGGCGAAACCGCCTACGATCGCCAGGACGCGCCCGCCACCTCTGCCCAGAAGAAGGTGCTCGCCAACCTCTCGCCCGAGGCAGTCACGGCGACCACCCTCGCGGGCGACCCGATCACCGCCCGCCTCACCCGCGCGCCCGGCAACGGCGAGAGCATCGGCGGCCTGAAGGTCGTGACAGAGCAGGCTTGGTTCGCCGCCCGCCCGAGCGGCACCGAGGACGTGTACAAGATCTATGGCGAGAGTTTCCGGGGCGAGCAGCATCTGAAGCAGGTCTTCGAGGAAGCGCGCGAAGTGGTGTCGGCGGCCCTTCAGGGCGCGGAGGGTTAA
- the hemA gene encoding glutamyl-tRNA reductase, translating to MTLACPTAHALLTRRSMPRPAPLDFAVVGLNHQTAPVEVRERAAVRAGEEDALLAHLSRHAAEVMLLATCNRTEVYLAGLYSDAVAAFEGAWGHALDEHLYVYRGEEAVRHLYRVTAGLDSMVLGETQIQGQVKRAWQAARERGLSGTLLNKIAQGALAAGKRVRTETGLSDKVVSVSSAAVELAQAALGGLEGRTALILGAGETAELTLTHLRAAGIRDVIVVNRTAERARQLAEKLGGRACPQEALHAALPEADVVIASSAAPHYVLRPEGVAAALAARPEREMFLIDISVPRILDPEIEGVAGAHLLNLDDLSAAVQRNLQSRRASLPRAEAIVRELSSDLSRWYLTRETQLARGSTRLALASD from the coding sequence GTGACGCTCGCCTGTCCCACCGCCCACGCCCTGCTGACCAGACGCTCCATGCCGCGCCCGGCGCCGCTCGATTTCGCGGTCGTGGGCCTGAACCACCAGACCGCCCCGGTCGAGGTCCGCGAGCGGGCCGCCGTGCGCGCGGGCGAGGAAGATGCGCTGCTCGCGCACCTGTCGCGCCACGCCGCCGAGGTGATGCTGCTCGCCACCTGCAACCGCACCGAGGTCTACCTCGCAGGGCTCTACAGTGACGCGGTGGCGGCCTTCGAGGGGGCCTGGGGGCACGCACTCGACGAGCATCTTTACGTGTACCGCGGTGAGGAGGCGGTGCGGCACCTCTACCGCGTGACTGCCGGCCTCGACTCCATGGTGCTCGGGGAGACGCAGATTCAGGGCCAGGTCAAGCGGGCGTGGCAGGCGGCGCGCGAGCGTGGGCTGAGCGGCACCCTGCTGAACAAGATCGCCCAGGGTGCGCTCGCGGCCGGCAAGCGGGTCCGGACCGAGACCGGCCTGAGTGACAAGGTGGTGAGCGTGTCAAGCGCCGCTGTCGAGCTCGCGCAGGCGGCGCTCGGTGGGCTGGAGGGCCGCACCGCCCTGATTCTGGGGGCCGGCGAGACGGCGGAGCTGACCCTGACGCACCTGCGCGCCGCCGGTATCCGCGACGTGATCGTGGTCAACCGCACCGCCGAGCGGGCCCGGCAGCTCGCCGAGAAGTTGGGCGGACGCGCCTGCCCACAGGAAGCGCTGCACGCCGCGCTGCCCGAGGCCGACGTGGTGATCGCGTCGAGCGCGGCGCCGCACTATGTCCTGCGCCCCGAGGGGGTGGCCGCGGCCCTTGCTGCGCGGCCAGAGCGCGAGATGTTCCTGATCGACATCAGCGTGCCGCGCATCCTCGACCCGGAGATTGAGGGCGTGGCCGGCGCACACCTGCTGAACCTCGACGACCTGAGCGCCGCCGTACAGCGCAACCTGCAAAGCCGCCGCGCCTCGCTGCCCCGCGCTGAGGCGATCGTGCGCGAGCTCAGCTCGGACCTGAGCCGCTGGTACCTGACCCGCGAAACCCAGCTCGCCCGCGGCAGCACGCGCCTGGCCCTGGCGTCTGATTAG
- a CDS encoding YgfZ/GcvT domain-containing protein: MWTRIPSSSLRVTGADRVDFVQGQMTNDLRGAPTPGLVACAFLNVRGQIEQFARAYKRRDDIYLHLDAEQSGPLAARLRRYIIFDQVTVEDLGDTLRTIHLWSEDLPGWNPAGGAAQQFELAGSVVLAGRVNRTGAPGLDLHYLTAHEEAVLAALGSEEGEGPISTLDAARIRAGIPDVTRDGLTGTLPQEIGLDVGGPLPAISYRKGCYVGQEIMARLEARGNARYHLARLVGENLPAHAEVTRGGKVVGQSGLFAGGAGLARLRKEALPGETVEVGGQPATVEPLSAAEPPPSAGPSAHA, translated from the coding sequence ATGTGGACCCGAATTCCTTCGAGCAGCCTGCGCGTGACCGGCGCGGACCGCGTGGACTTCGTTCAGGGGCAGATGACCAACGACCTGCGCGGCGCGCCGACGCCCGGCCTGGTCGCCTGCGCCTTTCTGAACGTGCGCGGCCAGATCGAGCAGTTTGCGCGCGCCTACAAGCGCAGAGATGACATCTACCTGCACCTGGACGCCGAGCAATCCGGCCCGCTCGCCGCGCGGCTGCGGCGCTACATCATCTTCGATCAGGTGACGGTAGAGGACCTCGGCGACACGCTGCGGACCATCCATCTGTGGTCCGAGGACCTTCCCGGCTGGAACCCGGCGGGCGGCGCCGCCCAGCAGTTCGAGCTGGCCGGTTCGGTGGTGCTCGCCGGGCGCGTCAACCGCACCGGGGCACCCGGCCTCGACCTGCACTACCTCACTGCCCATGAGGAGGCGGTGCTCGCCGCGCTGGGCAGCGAGGAGGGGGAGGGGCCGATCTCCACGCTCGACGCCGCGCGCATCCGGGCCGGCATCCCCGACGTGACGCGCGACGGCCTGACTGGCACGCTGCCGCAGGAGATCGGGCTCGACGTGGGCGGACCGCTCCCGGCAATCAGCTACCGTAAGGGCTGCTACGTGGGCCAGGAGATCATGGCGCGGCTCGAAGCGCGGGGCAACGCGCGCTACCACCTCGCGCGGCTCGTGGGCGAGAACCTCCCGGCACACGCCGAGGTGACGCGCGGGGGCAAGGTGGTGGGGCAGTCGGGCCTCTTCGCCGGGGGCGCGGGCCTCGCCCGGCTGCGTAAAGAGGCCTTGCCGGGAGAGACGGTGGAGGTCGGTGGCCAGCCTGCGACGGTAGAGCCGCTGAGCGCCGCCGAGCCCCCCCCCAGCGCCGGCCCTTCGGCCCATGCTTGA
- a CDS encoding DUF3006 family protein, translating to MSGSETGSEWREQWIVDGLEDSPRGRLARVELPSGRTRVLYLSELPEGVREGELLDVRGGVEGLRFTRLEAETRRRRAQAQARLEAINAASLSRDGPQRSHQQGLQDGGVQLTPDGEITL from the coding sequence ATGTCGGGAAGCGAGACAGGAAGCGAGTGGCGCGAGCAGTGGATCGTCGACGGCCTTGAGGACAGCCCACGGGGCCGCCTTGCGCGGGTGGAGCTTCCGAGTGGCCGCACCCGCGTGCTGTACCTCAGCGAACTGCCTGAAGGGGTACGCGAAGGAGAGCTGCTCGACGTGCGGGGCGGTGTGGAAGGCCTGCGCTTTACCCGTCTGGAGGCCGAGACCCGGCGGCGGCGTGCTCAGGCTCAGGCGCGGCTCGAGGCCATCAACGCGGCGAGCCTGAGCCGCGACGGTCCTCAGCGCAGCCATCAGCAGGGCCTCCAGGACGGCGGAGTGCAGCTCACGCCCGACGGGGAGATCACGCTGTGA
- a CDS encoding ComEC/Rec2 family competence protein: MSRGEKKQGGEGVGSQTSAEPNGATRSPAAKTKPRPRRAGRRAHEVPSSSAGRGAIDRSAATGRRRSGPSDPAPRRPRRADLLAVAVVICMSVLAACSSQLDQGRSKPAGTAGPSGEVTVQFLDVGQGDSVLVRSPEGKTMLIDGGRSTERMGELLEQHGVQKVDLMVASHADADHIAGLVEAARTTQPTLFINNGIAGTTRTWERLVAVLGDAGTQFQKASNQVINLGSVKVRVIAPPAGMGDDQNENSVGIRVEFGEFAALMTGDSETKETQGWLAENRAEVRGPVQVYKSIHHGAANGDNAAWLAAVKPENVVISVGENSYGHPTPQALDLYDSRGIRIYRTDRQGTVTFRAKGDGTYVATTER, translated from the coding sequence GTGAGCCGGGGCGAGAAGAAACAGGGGGGCGAGGGCGTGGGTTCCCAGACCAGCGCCGAGCCCAACGGCGCCACCCGCTCCCCGGCGGCAAAGACGAAGCCGAGGCCGCGTCGCGCCGGTCGCCGGGCCCATGAGGTTCCTTCTTCCAGCGCTGGGCGCGGCGCTATCGACCGGTCGGCCGCCACCGGGCGCCGGCGGTCGGGCCCCTCTGACCCCGCGCCGCGCCGGCCCCGCCGCGCCGACCTGCTGGCGGTGGCTGTGGTGATCTGCATGTCGGTGCTCGCGGCGTGCAGCAGCCAGCTCGACCAGGGCCGCTCCAAACCGGCCGGCACGGCGGGGCCGAGCGGCGAGGTCACCGTGCAGTTCCTCGACGTGGGCCAGGGCGACTCGGTGCTCGTCCGCAGTCCTGAAGGCAAGACGATGCTGATTGACGGTGGGCGCAGCACCGAGCGGATGGGTGAACTGCTCGAACAACATGGCGTGCAGAAGGTGGACCTGATGGTCGCCTCCCACGCGGACGCCGACCACATCGCGGGGCTGGTCGAGGCCGCCAGAACCACCCAGCCCACCCTGTTCATCAACAACGGGATAGCCGGCACCACCCGCACCTGGGAGCGGCTCGTCGCAGTGCTGGGGGACGCCGGCACCCAGTTTCAGAAGGCGAGCAACCAGGTCATCAACCTGGGGAGCGTGAAGGTCAGGGTGATCGCTCCCCCCGCCGGCATGGGCGACGACCAGAACGAGAACAGCGTGGGGATACGGGTCGAATTTGGCGAGTTCGCCGCGCTGATGACCGGCGACTCCGAGACGAAAGAGACGCAGGGCTGGCTTGCCGAGAACCGCGCCGAGGTGCGGGGACCGGTCCAGGTCTACAAGAGCATCCACCACGGCGCGGCCAACGGCGACAACGCGGCGTGGCTCGCCGCCGTGAAGCCCGAGAACGTGGTGATCAGCGTCGGGGAGAACAGCTACGGCCACCCCACCCCGCAGGCCCTCGACCTCTACGACAGCCGCGGCATCCGCATCTACCGCACCGATCGCCAGGGCACCGTCACCTTTCGGGCGAAGGGAGACGGCACCTATGTGGCGACCACCGAACGCTGA
- a CDS encoding D-alanine--D-alanine ligase family protein produces MKRRILLLAGGQSGEHEVSLMSARSVLGALPRDRFDVTPVVISKEGRWLPPTETQKALESGAAPTGGDLVLHRVASAEGYDAVFPLLHGPMGEDGTVQGLLTLAGIPFVGSGVLGSAVSMDKVMTKQVLASAGIPQVAWRLAVRREWQRAPQAVEARAAELGFPLFVKPANLGSSVGISKVSAAAELRPALDLAFSLDRRVILEAMTAHKPREVEVGVLGNDAPIASPVGELRFEADFYDYETKYTEGLATMHVPADLPPEVSERIRETALRAFRALDCAGLARVDFFYVEETGEVLLNEVNTMPGFTTTSMYPKLLEAAGYGYSELVTRLVELALEER; encoded by the coding sequence GTGAAACGACGCATCCTGCTGCTCGCGGGCGGTCAGTCCGGTGAGCACGAAGTCAGCCTGATGAGCGCGCGCAGTGTCCTGGGCGCCCTGCCGCGCGACCGATTTGACGTGACCCCGGTGGTGATCAGCAAAGAGGGCCGCTGGTTGCCCCCCACCGAAACGCAAAAGGCCCTGGAGTCCGGCGCGGCCCCCACCGGCGGTGACCTCGTGCTGCACCGCGTGGCGAGCGCGGAAGGCTACGACGCCGTGTTTCCGCTGCTGCACGGCCCGATGGGGGAGGACGGCACGGTGCAGGGGCTGCTCACGCTCGCGGGCATTCCCTTCGTCGGCAGCGGCGTACTCGGCTCGGCCGTCAGCATGGACAAGGTGATGACCAAGCAGGTGCTCGCCTCCGCCGGCATCCCGCAGGTGGCGTGGCGCCTCGCCGTGCGGCGCGAGTGGCAGCGCGCGCCGCAGGCGGTAGAAGCGCGCGCCGCCGAACTCGGCTTCCCCCTCTTCGTCAAGCCGGCCAACCTGGGGTCGAGCGTCGGCATCAGCAAGGTAAGCGCAGCGGCGGAATTGCGGCCCGCGCTCGACCTCGCCTTCTCGCTCGACCGCCGCGTGATTCTCGAAGCGATGACCGCCCACAAGCCGCGCGAGGTGGAGGTCGGCGTCCTCGGCAACGACGCGCCGATCGCCAGCCCGGTGGGGGAGCTGCGTTTCGAGGCCGACTTCTACGACTACGAGACCAAATACACCGAGGGGCTCGCCACCATGCACGTCCCCGCCGACCTGCCGCCCGAGGTCTCCGAACGCATCCGCGAGACGGCGCTGCGGGCCTTTCGCGCGCTCGACTGCGCGGGGCTCGCACGGGTCGATTTCTTCTATGTGGAGGAGACGGGGGAGGTGCTGCTCAATGAGGTGAACACCATGCCCGGCTTCACCACCACCTCGATGTACCCGAAGCTGCTCGAGGCAGCAGGGTACGGCTACTCCGAGCTCGTGACCCGGCTCGTCGAACTCGCCCTTGAGGAGCGCTGA